The stretch of DNA TGATCCTGCACGGCACGGATACCATGGCGTTTACCGCCTCGGCCCTCTCCTTCATGCTGGAGAACCTCAGCAAACCGGTTATCGTCACCGGCTCTCAGATCCCGCTGGCGGAGCTACGCTCTGACGGGCAAATAAATCTGCTCAATTCGCTGTACGTGGCGGCCAATTACCCGATCAACGAAGTCACGCTGTTCTTCAACAACCGTCTGTACCGTGGGAACCGCACCACCAAGGCCCATGCAGACGGCTTTGACGCCTTTGCTTCCCCTAACCTTGCGCCGCTGCTGGAAGCCGGGATCCACATCCGCAAGCTGAACACGCCACCCGCCCCGCACGGTGAAGGCGAGCTGATTGTCCACCCGATCACACCGCAGCCGATTGGCGTGGTGACTATCTATCCTGGAATTTCTGCCGATGTGGTAGGCAACTTCCTGCGCCAGCCGGTAAAAGCCCTGATCCTGCGATCCTACGGCGTGGGCAATGCCCCACAGCAGGGCGCGTTCATTAAAGAGTTGCAGGAAGCGAGCGCGCGCGGCATCGTGGTGGTTAACCTCACGCAGTGCATGTCCGGCAAAGTGAACATGGGTGGTTACGCCACGGGCAACGCGCTGGCACAGGCCGGCGTTATCAGCGGGTTCGATATGACGGTGGAAGCCACGCTAACCAAGCTTCACTATCTGCTGAGCCAGGGCCTGGACGCCCAGGCGATTCGTGATGCGATGTCGCATAACCTGCGTGGTGAACTCACTCCCGACGAATAAGGAAACGCCAATGGCGCAACGTGCTTTGCTGTTGATTGATTTGCAGAACGATTTTTGTGCCGGTGGCACGCTTGCCGTCCCGGAGGGCGACAGCACGGTTGACGTGGCGAATGAGCTTATCGGGCTGTTTAAAGCGCGTGGTGAGAGCGTGATAGCGAGCCAGGACTGGCACCCGGCCGGGCACGGCAGCTTCGCCAGCGTGCAGGGCGCAGAACCTTTTTCACAAGGGACTCTCGACGGGTTGGCGCAAACCTTGTGGCCCGATCACTGCGTGCAGGACAGCGAAGGCGCAAAACTTCATCCGCTGCTGAATGCCTCAGGCATCGATAAAATCGTCTACAAAGGCCAGAATCCGGCTATCGACAGCTACAGCGCGTTTTTTGACAACGAGCACCGGCAAAAGACCGACCTTGATGGCTGGCTGCACGAACACGGCATTCATCACCTTGTTGTGCTGGGGCTGGCCACGGATTACTGCGTGAAGTTTACCGTGCTGGATGCCCTTCAGCTGGGCTATGAGGTGACCGTTATCACCGACGGCTGTCGCGGCGTAAACCTGCAGCCGCAGAACAGCCTGCTGGCGTTTCAGGATATGGCCGTCGCCGGCGCCACGCCGGTGACCCTCGCCGACTTTACCTGCCAGTAGATTTTACCTGCCAATAATTGTAGGGGCGGCCACCCGCCCCGCACTTTTGTATCGATTCCGCTCACAATCTACGCTTTTTTTGCTCGCCCTCGCCTGGGAGCGCTCTCATAATCACATTCAATGAATTTATTCAGCACTTTAGCTGATTTCGCTTTCCGCCGTTTTCGTCAGTTATGCGTGGCCGGGGAGCTTTTATGTTGTGCCCGTCAAAGAGGAATCATTATGTCATTCACACGTAAAATGTTACCGCTGGTGGCCGCGGTGACGCTAGCCTGCAGCGGCGTTGTGCAGGCTGAATCTTTGCTTTCCGTGGGTTACTTCAACGGCGGCGGCGACGTCACAGCCGGGCCCGGTGGGGATATCAATAAGCTTGATGTTCGCCAGATAACCCACCTCAACTACTCCTTTGGCCTGATTTATAACGACGAAAAAGCCGAAACCAACGAAGCCCTGAAGGACTCGTCAAAACTTCACCAGATCTACCTTTCTCCGAAAGTCATCTCTGACCTCGAAACCCTCCCGACGCTGCGCAAACAGAACCCGCAGCTGAAAATTTTGCTGTCCGTGGGCGGCTGGGGTGCGCGTGGTTTCTCTGCCGCAGCGGCAACGCCAGAGAATCGCGCGGTGTTTATCCGCTCCGTGCAGGAAGTGATGGATAAATATGGCCTGGACGGGATCGATCTCGACTGGGAGTTCCCGGTGAACGGCGCATGGGGGCTGGTAGATAAGCTGGACGCTGACCGCGACAACTTCACCGCCCTGCTGAAAGAGCTGCGTACAGCCGTCGGCGATAAAAAACTGGTGACCATCGCCGTCGGGGCCAACGCCGAAAGCCCGAAAAGCTGGGTTGACGTGAAGGCCATCGCGCCGGTGCTGAACTACATCAATCTGATGACCTACGACATGGCATACGGCACTCAGTACTTCAACGCCAACCTGTACGATTCGAAAAAATGGCCTACCGTAGCCGAAGCCGACAAGTACAGCGCTGACTTCGTGGTGAATAACTATCTCGCCGCCGGGCTGAAGCCGCAGCAGATGAACCTCGGTATCGGCTTCTATGGCCGCGTGCCTAAACGCGCCGTTGAGCCAGGCATCGACTGGTCAAAACCTGACGCACAGAAAAACCCCGTGACGCAGCCGTACTTCGGCGAACGTGAGCTGGCGCTGTTTAAAACCGCGCTGGGCGTAGATCTGACCAAAGACACCTACGTCAAATACAACGACCTTGTGAAGAAAATGCTGAACGATCCGCAGAAGCGCTTTACCGAGGAGTGGGATGAGGACGCGAAGGTGCCTTACCTGACGCTGAAGTCTGCTGAAGGTAAACCGCTGTTCGCGATTTCTTACGAGAACCCGCGCTCGGTGAAGATCAAAGCCGAGTACATCAAGGAGAAAGGCCTGGGCGGCGCGATGTTCTGGGAGTATGGCGCGGATGACAACAATCAGCTGGCGAAGCAGCTCGCCGAGTCGCTGGGCATTGACCACGCTAAATAATCAGTAACACTGATAAAAATAAGGGAGACCAGCGAGTCTCCCTTTTTACTTACTACAGCTTCATGGTCACAAACGGCGCGGGCTCGATGCCAAACTCCGCTTTCAGCTGCTGCTTGCTCTTCATCACCATCTGGCCGTTGGTGTCGATGGTCATGTGCTGCGCATCCGTGTTGTGGCGCGCCTGCCACAGCATCACCAGCTGCAGGCTATTGTCCTTCTGCTCCGGGGTTAACGCCACGCCGTCGGGCCATTTCCCCAGTTCGACAGCCGTCGTCAGACGCTGATAAATCTCAGGCGTCATCACGCTCAACATCTCATCCAGATTGCTCATGTTACGCTCCGTCGAGGAATAATTAGCTGAATCGATTTTTCAACCATCAACCTGATCGCCATTTTGCCCGTCGGTGAAGCTCAGGGAAGCCGAGTTGACGCAATAACGCTCGCCGGTGGGCTGAGGGCCGTCCGGGAACACATGTCCCAGGTGCGCATCACAGCTGCCGCAGCGAATTTCAACGCGTTCCATACCGTGGGAATTGTCGGTCAGATAGCGAATGGCGTCGGGGCCGACAGGCTCGTAGAAGCTAGGCCAGCCGCAGCCTGAGTCGTATTTGCTTTCCGAAAGAAACAGCGGCGCGTCGCACACCAGGCAGTGATAAATCCCGTCGCGCTTGTTATGCAGCAGACGCCCGGAATACGGCGGTTCAGTACCGTGCTTCTGGGTCACATAATATTGCATTTCGCTGAGGTTTTTCTTATTTGAATCAGGGGGTAATTGATTAGACATAGGCGTACATCTCGGTCAGTTCAATTGGGACAGCTCACGGCACCATTCTAACAAAAAATTAACAACACCGTGCTGGTTTTTGTTCTAAACTTAGCCCTGAAATTCTGGCACGGCACAAAGCGTGACGTGAATCACATTATTGCTTGAACTGGCGTTTAAAATCCCCCGCATCGTCCCCATTTGGATTTAAGCCCAAAAGGAAGCGTGAGGCGTTCAGTCGTACAAACCCTGTTCACAGGATTGATTTGTCGCAATGATTGACACGATTCCGCTTGACGCTGCGTAAGGTTTTTGTAATTTTACAGCCAACCTTTTATTCACTAAAAAATAGCTGGTGGAATACTATGACTATCAAAGTAGGTATCAACGGTTTTGGTCGTATCGGCCGTATCGTTTTCCGTGCTGCTCAGGAACGTTCTGACATCGAAATCGTTGCAATCAACGACCTGTTAGACGCTGACTATATGGCTTACATGCTGAAGTACGACTCAACTCACGGTCGTTTCAACGGTACTGTAGAAGTTAAAGACGGCCACCTGGTTGTTAACGGTAAAACTATCCGTGTTACCGCAGAACGTGACCCGGCTAACCTGAAGTGGAACGAAGTGAACGTTGACGTTGTTGCTGAAGCAACAGGTCTGTTCCTGACTGACGAAACCGCTCGTAAGCACATCGCTGCTGGCGCGAAAAAAGTGGTTCTGACTGGTCCATCCAAAGACAAAACGCCTATGTTCGTTAAAGGCGCTAACTTTGAAAAATATGCTGGCCAGGACATCGTTTCCAACGCATCCTGCACCACCAACTGCCTGGCACCACTGGCTAAAGTTATCAACGACAACTTCGGTATCGTTGAAGGCCTGATGACCACCGTTCACGCTACCACCGCTACTCAGAAAACCGTTGATGGCCCGTCTCACAAAGACTGGCGCGGCGGCCGCGGCGCAGCTCAGAACATCATCCCTTCTTCTACCGGTGCTGCTAAAGCAGTAGGCGTTGTTCTGCCAGAGCTGAACGGTAAAATTACCGGTATGGCGTTCCGCGTTCCTACCCCTAACGTATCCGTTGTTGACCTGACCGTTCGTCTGGAAAAACCAGCAACTTACGAGCAGATCAAAGCAGCAATCAAAACTGCTTCAGAAACCACCATGAAAGGTGTTCTGGGCTACACCGAAGATGACGTAGTTTCTACCGACTTCAACGGCGAAATCTGCACTTCCGTGTTCGATGCTAAAGCTGGTATCGCACTGAACGACAACTTTGTGAAACTGGTTTCCTGGTACGACAACGAAACTGGCTACTCCAACAAAGTACTGGATCTGATTGCTCACATCTCCAAATAAGTTGAGATGAGAACCTGATCCTAAAGGGCGACTTCGGTCGCCCTTTTTTTAAGGCTGCTGACAAAGCGTCATTATCCTTAAAAAAAGTCTGAGCATTGATATAAAAACAAATGATGTTCTCTGGTTTGCCCCAGGCAGCCGAAAACCACGTTTTTTGGCTGCCTGTCATCAATCTGAAAGGGCGACTTCGGTCGCTCTTTTTTTTGCCTGAAAGACCCAGGACTGAGGAAATAAGAAATGATTAATAAAATTTTTGCACTTCCGGTCGTCGAACAAATTACCCCTTCCCTGACCCGCCGCATAAACGATGAGCTGGACGTCATCGTGGTCGATCACCCGCAGGTTCGAGCGTCTTTCGCGCTCCAGGGTGCTCACCTGCTCTCCTGGCAACCCGCCGGTGAAGATGAAGTGCTGTGGCTGAGCGACATTACGCCTTTCCATAAAGGAAAAGCGCTGCGCGGCGGCGTACCGATTTGCTGGCCGTGGTTTGGCCCGGCGGAACAGGCTGGCCTTCCGGCTCACGGCTTTGCCCGTAACCTGCCGTGGACGCTGAGCGCTCACAACGAAGACGCCAACGGCGTGGTCCTGACCTTTGAGCTGCATAACAACGAAGAAACGCTGAAGCTGTGGCCGCATGAGTTCACGCTGTATGCCCGCTTCAAGCTGGGGAAAACCTGCGAGATTGAGCTGGAAGCCCACGGAGAGTTTGAAACCACGTCTGCCCTGCACACCTACTTCAACGTCGGCGACATCGCGGAGGTGAAAGTCAGCGGCCTCGGCAATCCGTACATCGACAAAGTGCTGAATGAAACGGCAGGCCAGCTTACCGACGGCGTGCAGACCTTCCCGGACCGGACCGATCGCCTCTACCTGGAGCCGGAAGAGTGCAGCGTCATTCACGATGCAAGCAGCCTGAAACGCACGCTAAATGTGGTTCATCATCACCATTTCAACGTCGTGGGCTGGAACCCGGGCCCTGCCCTGTCCGTTTCGATGGGCGATATGCCGGATGACGGCTACAAAACCTTCGTCTGTGTGGAAACCGCCTGCGCGTCTAAAAAGCAGAAAGCCAGCGCGGAGAAACCAACCCGCCTGAGCCAGACCATCAGCGTGGCGAAAAAAGGCTAAGCGAGTTTCACCCGCCAGGTGCAAAACGATAAGTCACTGCACCACAGATAAGCAAAAGGGGCGCCAGCGCCCCTTTTTAGTGCGTGTGTTGCACCAATCAGAAGCTGTAGTTCACACCCGTCAGCAGCACGCCGGTCCAGTTGCTATCGACCATTGGGCTGTCGGTCACTTCTTTCGACAGGCGCATGTAGCGACCCATACCGAATACGTTCCAGTCTGCGTTCAGCTTGTAGTTAACGGACAGCTCAACGTATGGCGACCAGCTGTTGCCCGCGTCGTACTCGTTCAGGCCGCTGCGGTTCGCTTCCTTGCCGCTTACGCCGTAGTAATAGTCGTTCTGTTTCTTGCTGTCCCAGACAACACCCACGCCCGGCGTCAGCGTCAGGCTGTCGGCATTGTAGCGGTACAGCCAGGCGGTGTCCCAGGTAATGCCGTTGCTGTTGTCGAGGATATCCCCGGCCAGCACGGTACGCAGGAAACC from Cedecea neteri encodes:
- the ansA gene encoding asparaginase gives rise to the protein MPKKSIYVAYTGGTIGMQRSEHGYIPVSGHLQRQLALMPEFHRPEMPDFTIHEYEPLMDSSDMTPEDWQHIADDIKAHYDEYDGFVILHGTDTMAFTASALSFMLENLSKPVIVTGSQIPLAELRSDGQINLLNSLYVAANYPINEVTLFFNNRLYRGNRTTKAHADGFDAFASPNLAPLLEAGIHIRKLNTPPAPHGEGELIVHPITPQPIGVVTIYPGISADVVGNFLRQPVKALILRSYGVGNAPQQGAFIKELQEASARGIVVVNLTQCMSGKVNMGGYATGNALAQAGVISGFDMTVEATLTKLHYLLSQGLDAQAIRDAMSHNLRGELTPDE
- the pncA gene encoding bifunctional nicotinamidase/pyrazinamidase, with the translated sequence MAQRALLLIDLQNDFCAGGTLAVPEGDSTVDVANELIGLFKARGESVIASQDWHPAGHGSFASVQGAEPFSQGTLDGLAQTLWPDHCVQDSEGAKLHPLLNASGIDKIVYKGQNPAIDSYSAFFDNEHRQKTDLDGWLHEHGIHHLVVLGLATDYCVKFTVLDALQLGYEVTVITDGCRGVNLQPQNSLLAFQDMAVAGATPVTLADFTCQ
- a CDS encoding glycoside hydrolase family 18 protein, whose product is MSFTRKMLPLVAAVTLACSGVVQAESLLSVGYFNGGGDVTAGPGGDINKLDVRQITHLNYSFGLIYNDEKAETNEALKDSSKLHQIYLSPKVISDLETLPTLRKQNPQLKILLSVGGWGARGFSAAAATPENRAVFIRSVQEVMDKYGLDGIDLDWEFPVNGAWGLVDKLDADRDNFTALLKELRTAVGDKKLVTIAVGANAESPKSWVDVKAIAPVLNYINLMTYDMAYGTQYFNANLYDSKKWPTVAEADKYSADFVVNNYLAAGLKPQQMNLGIGFYGRVPKRAVEPGIDWSKPDAQKNPVTQPYFGERELALFKTALGVDLTKDTYVKYNDLVKKMLNDPQKRFTEEWDEDAKVPYLTLKSAEGKPLFAISYENPRSVKIKAEYIKEKGLGGAMFWEYGADDNNQLAKQLAESLGIDHAK
- a CDS encoding YeaC family protein; this encodes MSNLDEMLSVMTPEIYQRLTTAVELGKWPDGVALTPEQKDNSLQLVMLWQARHNTDAQHMTIDTNGQMVMKSKQQLKAEFGIEPAPFVTMKL
- the msrB gene encoding peptide-methionine (R)-S-oxide reductase MsrB — encoded protein: MSNQLPPDSNKKNLSEMQYYVTQKHGTEPPYSGRLLHNKRDGIYHCLVCDAPLFLSESKYDSGCGWPSFYEPVGPDAIRYLTDNSHGMERVEIRCGSCDAHLGHVFPDGPQPTGERYCVNSASLSFTDGQNGDQVDG
- the gapA gene encoding glyceraldehyde-3-phosphate dehydrogenase; translation: MTIKVGINGFGRIGRIVFRAAQERSDIEIVAINDLLDADYMAYMLKYDSTHGRFNGTVEVKDGHLVVNGKTIRVTAERDPANLKWNEVNVDVVAEATGLFLTDETARKHIAAGAKKVVLTGPSKDKTPMFVKGANFEKYAGQDIVSNASCTTNCLAPLAKVINDNFGIVEGLMTTVHATTATQKTVDGPSHKDWRGGRGAAQNIIPSSTGAAKAVGVVLPELNGKITGMAFRVPTPNVSVVDLTVRLEKPATYEQIKAAIKTASETTMKGVLGYTEDDVVSTDFNGEICTSVFDAKAGIALNDNFVKLVSWYDNETGYSNKVLDLIAHISK
- a CDS encoding D-hexose-6-phosphate mutarotase, with the protein product MINKIFALPVVEQITPSLTRRINDELDVIVVDHPQVRASFALQGAHLLSWQPAGEDEVLWLSDITPFHKGKALRGGVPICWPWFGPAEQAGLPAHGFARNLPWTLSAHNEDANGVVLTFELHNNEETLKLWPHEFTLYARFKLGKTCEIELEAHGEFETTSALHTYFNVGDIAEVKVSGLGNPYIDKVLNETAGQLTDGVQTFPDRTDRLYLEPEECSVIHDASSLKRTLNVVHHHHFNVVGWNPGPALSVSMGDMPDDGYKTFVCVETACASKKQKASAEKPTRLSQTISVAKKG
- a CDS encoding MipA/OmpV family protein; this encodes MTKFKLLALGVLLASSVTAVHAEGPWSIGAGALVSPNPYKGDQNRVYPAPLLGYEGDNFYFRGFNAGYYLWNDEADKLSVTAYYSPLHFRPKDSNYDSMRALDYRHSTVMAGLSWVHNTEYGFLRTVLAGDILDNSNGITWDTAWLYRYNADSLTLTPGVGVVWDSKKQNDYYYGVSGKEANRSGLNEYDAGNSWSPYVELSVNYKLNADWNVFGMGRYMRLSKEVTDSPMVDSNWTGVLLTGVNYSF